The following proteins are co-located in the Candidatus Aegiribacteria sp. genome:
- a CDS encoding ribonuclease D has translation MYRTSMISTQEDLTKLTDKLGEEEAIAVDTEFHGERRYWPDLFLVQIAGRDGPVAIDPLEIKDLSPLGRLFESETPIKVIHSARNDIDVLMHHLNIEFSSVFDTQLAAAFLGHPRQIALFKLVKAECDIYPKKGHTLSDWSLRPLANDQIEYALDDVRYLLDIYRNQVKQLKAMGRYSWYSEEAETLTDPSTYNNSVNKLFRKIKTKSKTRGNRLHILWALIKWREDAAKQVNKPRNFVVKDYVLGAIATLAPENKRSLSRLRGISSGFISKWGDEITNVISNADRIPDSEIPKIPRHHSQPGVSARMDILRIFLKQESCRLNISPELLLSKDLINALAKNPPNTDEELYSLRELSGWRKEALGNDLISLLRGKLALKLNAKGNSGLDFIRTE, from the coding sequence TTGTACAGAACATCGATGATAAGCACACAGGAAGACCTGACGAAATTAACGGATAAACTCGGAGAAGAAGAGGCTATTGCCGTTGATACCGAATTTCATGGTGAAAGAAGATACTGGCCAGATCTGTTTCTTGTTCAGATAGCTGGCCGGGACGGTCCCGTAGCTATTGATCCTCTTGAAATTAAGGATCTTTCTCCCCTTGGCAGACTATTTGAGTCTGAAACACCGATTAAGGTCATACATTCAGCCAGAAATGATATAGATGTTCTCATGCATCATCTTAACATTGAATTCTCCTCCGTATTCGACACTCAACTTGCCGCGGCATTCCTGGGACACCCCAGGCAGATAGCCCTGTTCAAGCTTGTTAAAGCTGAATGTGACATTTACCCAAAAAAAGGTCATACTCTCAGTGACTGGTCACTGAGGCCTCTGGCTAACGATCAAATAGAATACGCTCTGGATGATGTCAGATACCTGCTTGATATATATAGAAATCAGGTAAAACAGCTTAAAGCAATGGGCAGATATAGCTGGTACAGCGAGGAAGCGGAAACACTCACAGACCCGTCAACATACAACAACTCAGTAAACAAGCTCTTCCGTAAGATCAAAACAAAGTCGAAGACAAGAGGCAACAGGCTGCATATCCTCTGGGCTCTTATCAAATGGAGGGAAGACGCGGCGAAACAGGTAAACAAACCCAGGAATTTCGTCGTCAAAGATTATGTCCTGGGAGCCATCGCCACTTTGGCCCCGGAAAACAAAAGGAGCCTTTCCAGATTGAGGGGAATCTCAAGCGGTTTCATTTCAAAATGGGGTGATGAAATCACTAACGTCATTTCGAATGCGGATAGGATTCCCGACAGCGAGATTCCAAAAATTCCCAGACACCATTCGCAACCAGGGGTTTCAGCACGAATGGATATACTTCGCATATTCCTGAAACAGGAATCATGCAGATTGAATATTTCTCCCGAGCTTCTTCTTTCAAAAGACCTGATTAATGCCCTCGCGAAGAATCCACCGAATACAGATGAGGAGCTTTATTCTCTCAGAGAACTCTCCGGCTGGCGCAAGGAAGCTCTCGGGAATGACCTTATATCCCTCCTTAGAGGTAAACTCGCCCTGAAACTGAATGCCAAAGGTAATTCAGGGCTGGATTTCATCAGGACGGAATAG
- a CDS encoding endonuclease III, with protein sequence MSGFNPSKTLTMMEISLTSSEIPAPMVESRRAFPVLVSTIISLRTRDAVTRKVSSQVLKKAPDIDSMIVIKKEELEQLLRPAGFYRQKAGQLKRIALILQRDYKSKVPDTMEGLLSLPGVGRKTANFVMGMVFGKPSICVDVHVHRISNRLALVDTKTPEETEFALQKLFPKEEWTGINHIMVRFGQNICRPVKPLCNECPLSDQCPSGIQLKG encoded by the coding sequence GTGTCTGGATTTAATCCATCTAAAACTCTAACCATGATGGAAATTTCTTTGACTTCCAGTGAAATCCCTGCCCCGATGGTGGAATCACGCAGAGCCTTTCCCGTCCTTGTTTCAACCATTATCAGCCTCAGGACAAGGGATGCCGTCACCAGAAAGGTTTCCAGTCAGGTTCTGAAGAAAGCTCCTGACATCGACTCCATGATCGTTATTAAAAAGGAGGAGCTTGAGCAGCTGCTTCGACCGGCTGGATTTTACAGGCAGAAAGCCGGACAGCTGAAAAGAATAGCTCTGATTCTCCAAAGAGATTACAAAAGCAAGGTTCCCGACACAATGGAAGGTCTGCTTAGCCTTCCCGGAGTTGGAAGGAAAACAGCGAATTTTGTGATGGGCATGGTCTTCGGCAAGCCTTCAATTTGCGTTGATGTCCACGTCCACAGAATTTCAAACAGACTGGCGCTGGTTGATACAAAAACTCCGGAGGAGACCGAGTTCGCTCTTCAGAAGCTTTTCCCGAAGGAAGAATGGACGGGAATAAACCACATCATGGTCAGATTCGGCCAGAATATATGCAGACCGGTGAAGCCGCTCTGCAATGAATGCCCCTTGAGCGATCAATGCCCTTCCGGAATTCAATTGAAAGGCTGA
- a CDS encoding cyclase family protein, translated as MEYRISPEDWIDITMPVSENTPAWPGDVRFLKESSVVHGFRTSKLTMSSHCGTHIDAPAHLASRSAFVNDIPLSRLILPAVVVDCEGKRRIRKDLIEKLSLEGKALLLKTINEPRKPGNTMEYSYLTTPAAELAVSGGIKTVGIDTLSVDAPDSALVHEILLNASVPILENLLLEDVRPGNYLLICLPLKIESGDGSPVRAFLQPFLPFG; from the coding sequence ATGGAATACAGAATATCTCCAGAGGATTGGATCGATATTACTATGCCTGTTTCAGAGAATACTCCCGCGTGGCCCGGAGACGTCCGTTTCCTGAAGGAATCTTCTGTGGTTCATGGTTTCCGAACATCAAAACTCACCATGAGCAGCCATTGCGGAACTCATATAGATGCGCCGGCACACCTTGCCTCCCGCAGCGCTTTCGTTAACGATATTCCTCTTTCCCGTCTTATTCTTCCCGCAGTGGTCGTTGACTGCGAAGGAAAGCGCCGCATCCGTAAAGACCTGATCGAAAAGCTTTCCCTGGAGGGCAAAGCACTTCTTCTGAAAACAATCAATGAGCCACGAAAACCCGGGAATACGATGGAATACTCGTACCTTACCACACCCGCCGCAGAGCTGGCTGTAAGCGGGGGAATAAAAACGGTTGGTATCGATACACTTTCCGTGGATGCTCCCGATTCGGCGCTGGTTCATGAGATACTACTGAACGCATCCGTACCCATACTTGAAAATCTTCTACTTGAAGATGTTCGTCCGGGGAATTATCTGCTTATCTGTCTTCCCCTGAAGATAGAATCCGGAGATGGCTCTCCTGTACGAGCTTTCCTTCAACCTTTTCTGCCATTCGGCTGA